The Cystobacter fuscus DSM 2262 genome contains a region encoding:
- a CDS encoding TspO/MBR family protein, translated as MTEHHALNSPSLSTLSNPTLRNESLAALGTFGALTAGAALLGARSSSSTQVWYRSLRKPRFQPPAWVFGPVWTTLYGLMSLSAWRVWNRPAGPRRSWALALWGVQLGFNALWSPLFFGKHRPRTALLDIAALGVSLAAYTGAARQVDRGASWMMVPYLAWVGFASALNEEIVRLNPR; from the coding sequence ATGACGGAGCACCACGCACTCAACAGCCCCTCGCTGTCGACGCTGAGCAACCCGACGCTGCGCAACGAGTCCCTCGCGGCCCTGGGGACCTTCGGGGCACTCACCGCGGGGGCGGCCCTGCTGGGCGCGCGCTCCTCCAGCAGCACCCAGGTGTGGTACCGGAGCCTGCGCAAGCCGCGCTTCCAGCCGCCCGCGTGGGTGTTCGGCCCGGTGTGGACGACGCTCTACGGCCTCATGTCCCTGTCGGCGTGGCGGGTGTGGAACCGGCCCGCGGGACCCCGGCGCTCCTGGGCGCTCGCGCTGTGGGGCGTGCAGCTGGGCTTCAACGCCCTGTGGTCGCCCCTCTTCTTCGGAAAGCACCGCCCGCGCACGGCGCTCCTGGACATCGCGGCGCTCGGGGTGAGCCTCGCCGCGTACACCGGCGCGGCGCGCCAGGTGGACCGGGGGGCCTCGTGGATGATGGTGCCCTATCTCGCGTGGGTGGGCTTCGCCAGCGCGCTCAACGAGGAGATCGTCCGGCTCAACCCCCGCTGA